AATGGCGCCGTCAACCTGATCTCTACCGCTTCACCCGACGTCGAGGCGCAGGACGGCCCGGGCGCCACTTCGACCATCCTCAACGTGGTGTCGGGCGCCGACATCGCGGCGGCGCCTTCGGGCGACCCCAACGAGGGCCGCAGCATCGGCCTCACCGGCAGTTCGGTGCTGCTCTTCTCCGGCGGATCGGCCGCGGGCGACATCCAGGCTGCCGACAACTCGGTGGCGTTCATCGTCGGCAGCGCATCGGTAGGCGGCAACATCGAGGCGACCGGCGCCGCGGAGGTGCAGATCTCATCGAGCGCCAACATCGGCGGGAACCTGCTCATCAGCGGCGCGGCCACGGCCACCATGTTCGGCGGCGTCATCGACGACCTCGAGGCCGGCGACGACGCCGTCGTGACGTTCTCCAGCACCGCGCGTGTTGACGACGACGCGTTCTTCACCGGCTCGTCGCGGCTGGTGGCGAGCGGCGGCCGCTTCGACGACGAGCTTCAGTTCTTCGACAATACCTCGGCCCACTTCACCGGCGGCGAGGTCAACGACGACTTGGTGGTTGCCGGCTCGGCCCAGGTGGTGATCGACTACTTCCAGGTTGACGACACGATCGAAGCCAGCGACTCCTCGCACACCACGATCAATGGCGGCCTGATCTCGAACGTCGAAGCCGCCGGCAACTCGGTGGTCGAGATCAACGGCGGCGTCTTCGCGCCGGAGGGGGGCGCCATCGGCTCGTTCGGCGGTCGGGTGACCGCCACTGGTGGCGTGTTCGGCGTCGCTGGAAGCACCGACGCGATCGAGATCCCAGCGGTCGCTGGCGGCGCCGTGCGAATCTCCGGCGTCGAAGTGGCCGGCGCCGGCGACGGGATGGCGCCGCCTGCGGTGATCGCGAACTCCCTCAATGGAAGCGTCGAGCTCAACAGCATGCGGCTGGGCGATCTCTCGGTGAATACCATCACCGGCGCGTCGACCACGCTGCGTGATCTCGTGGCGGGCGCTGTCGCGGTTGAGCTGCAGGCCGGAACCGGCGAGATCGACATCACATCGGCCGACTCCTTGAGTGTGACAGCCGACCTGGGAAGCCGTCTGGACATCAAGGGCGGCGACTTCGGTGCGAGCGACCTCAGGGTTCTCGGCGGCAGCTCCGTGCGGATCTTCGGTTCCGACTTCCTCGTGAACGGCATTGTGCCGGTTGGGTCGTCGCAGTTCCCCTACGTGGTTCCATTTGGCTCGGGGTCGATCAGCGGAACGCTGGCCGATGGCTCGGCGTTCTCAACAACCTTCGCTCGGGCATTCGGGGGCAACACCGAAATCGTTCTGATCCCTGAGCCAGCGTCGGCTACGCTGGTGCTGCTGGCCGCCGCCTCCGCACTCATGCGGCGCCGCGGCTGCTAGCCTGACGCCCACGTGCTGCAGTTTATCACGGCGGTCGACCGGGGCAGGTCGACCGCCGCGTCTTGCTTCCATGAGTTTCCTCCTACGGTACCCCAAGCCTGACGACATGCGATCTACAATCTATTCCTTCTTCACAACGCTGCTGCTGATGACCACGGCGCCGTCCTTGGCCCACGAGGGGCACGACGCGCCGGCGCCGACCTTCACCGAAGCAGAGCAGCACACGCCCACCCCGCTGCCCGATCGCGTGGTGCTTACCTGGCCCGGAGATCCGAAGACTTCGATCGCAGTTAGCTGGCGGACGCATGCGTCGATTGCTGAATCAGTTATTGAGATCGCCCCCGGCGAGCTGCTGCGGGGCAACCTGCGGACGGGGCAGGTGCCCGGTGCGCGGGTGGTTGAAGGCGTGTGCAGCCCGTTTGATTCGGATCTGGGGACCTGGGCGCAGCACACCGTTCGGGTCGACGATCTCGCACCCGGAAAGATGCACGCCTACCGGGTGGGCGACGGAACCCACTGGAGCGAGTGGCACCAGTTCCGCACCGCCAGCGCCGAGCCCGAACCGTTCACGTTCGTTTACTTCGGCGACGCGCAGAACGCGGTGCGTGCGATGTGGTCGCGCGTGGTTCGCGAAGCGAACCAGCACGCGCCGCGGTCGGCGTTCATGCTCCACGCCGGTGACCTGGTGAACCGCGGCAACCGCGACGCCGAGTGGGGCGAGTGGTTCGGCGCCGGCGCCTGGCTGAACGGGATGATCCCGTCCATCGCGTCGCCGGGCAACCACGAGTACGGCGAGGGCCTCTCCCGCCACTGGCGGCCGCAGTTCTCGTTCCCGCTCAACGGGCCCCCGGGACTGGAGGAGACCGTCTACTGGGTCGACTACCAGGGCGCCCGCATCATCTCTCTCAACTCCAACGAGCAGATCGAGCGGCAGACGCTGTGGCTCGACTCGGTGCTGTCCGATCCCAACCGACCGAAGTGGACCTTCGTCACCTTCCACCACCCAATCTTCTCGGCGGCCAAAGAACGCGACAACGCGCGGCTCCGCGCCGCTTGGCGGCCCGTGCTAGAGAAGCACGGCGTCGACATGGTGCTGCAGGGGCACGACCACGCCTACGCCCGGTCTGGCCTTGGCGGGCCCAAGAACGTGTCGGACGGGGTCAGCGGGAAGAGCAGCAACACCGTGTACGTGGTCAGTGTGAGCGGGCCGAAGATGTACGAGCTGCAGGAGAAGTGGGATGTGCCCCGCGTCGCCTCAGGCGTGCAGCTATTCCAGGTGATCCGCGTGTCGCCGGACGAGATCAAGTACGAGGCGCGCCTCGCCACCGGCGAGCTGTACGACTCGTTCACGCTCCGCAAGGACGAGTCGGGCCAGGCCGAGCTCCACGAGCATGAGGTCGAGACGCCCGAGATCAACGCCAAGCAAGCGGAGGCCGAATGATGCAAGACGCAAGCCCTCGGCTCGCGCCCACTTGGTGCTGCC
This genomic interval from Posidoniimonas corsicana contains the following:
- a CDS encoding purple acid phosphatase family protein; protein product: MRSTIYSFFTTLLLMTTAPSLAHEGHDAPAPTFTEAEQHTPTPLPDRVVLTWPGDPKTSIAVSWRTHASIAESVIEIAPGELLRGNLRTGQVPGARVVEGVCSPFDSDLGTWAQHTVRVDDLAPGKMHAYRVGDGTHWSEWHQFRTASAEPEPFTFVYFGDAQNAVRAMWSRVVREANQHAPRSAFMLHAGDLVNRGNRDAEWGEWFGAGAWLNGMIPSIASPGNHEYGEGLSRHWRPQFSFPLNGPPGLEETVYWVDYQGARIISLNSNEQIERQTLWLDSVLSDPNRPKWTFVTFHHPIFSAAKERDNARLRAAWRPVLEKHGVDMVLQGHDHAYARSGLGGPKNVSDGVSGKSSNTVYVVSVSGPKMYELQEKWDVPRVASGVQLFQVIRVSPDEIKYEARLATGELYDSFTLRKDESGQAELHEHEVETPEINAKQAEAE